Proteins encoded together in one Cydia pomonella isolate Wapato2018A chromosome 10, ilCydPomo1, whole genome shotgun sequence window:
- the LOC133522392 gene encoding methylglutaconyl-CoA hydratase, mitochondrial — protein sequence MLITRLNNLRRLCKVPWRGLASAPEGPVVFEKLTGEDKGIAVYGLNAGSTRNALSHDMVGAMREVNQLLREDTKISVVILYSLVPGIFCAGANLKERFKMSDDEVARFVRRLRETFIEIEDLPMPTIAAIEGVAVGGGLELALACDIRVAAETAKLGLVETGRGLIPGAGGTQRLPRVIHPNIAKELIYTSRIISGTEAKALGIVNHVVPQNSNKNAAYEKSLELAREIIPNAPIALRCAKQAINEGVQGSIKEGYEVEQKFYEQNIPMKDRIEGMVSFIEKRKPVYKGH from the exons ATGCTGATAACAAGGCTGAACAATTTGCGGCGGTTATGCAAAGTGCCCTGGCGCGGGCTGGCGTCGGCTCCAGAAGGGCCGGTAGTGTTCGAGAAGCTAACAGGCGAGGATAAAGGTATCGCGGTATATGGACTGAACGCCGGCTCCACGCGCAATGCACTCAGCCACGACATGGTGGGCGCTATGCGCGAAGTCAACCAGCTGTTGCGGGAGGATACTAAGATTTCTGTTGTTATACTGTACAGCTTGGTGCCGGGGATATTCTGCGCTG gtGCAAATTTGAAAGAAAGGTTTAAGATGTCTGATGATGAGGTGGCCAGATTTGTTCGAAGATTAAGAGAGACATTCATCGAAATTGAGGACCTTCCAATGCCAACTATAGCGGCCATTGAAGGAGTGGCTGTCGGAGGAGGCTTAGAGTTGGCACTAGCTTGTGACATCCGTGTGGCTGCAGAGACGGCAAAGTTGGGGTTGGTGGAGACAGGCCGGGGACTGATTCCTGGGGCTGGAGGCACGCAGAGATTGCCCAGGGTCATCCACCCTAATATAGCTAAGGAGCTTATCTATACTTCCAGAATTATCAGTGGTACTGAAGCTAAAGCTTTGG GCATCGTGAACCATGTCGTGCCACAGAACAGCAATAAGAACGCAGCTTACGAGAAGTCCTTAGAGCTGGCGCGGGAGATAATCCCTAACGCTCCGATAGCCCTCCGCTGCGCCAAGCAAGCCATCAACGAGGGTGTGCAGGGCAGCATCAAAGAAGGATATGAGGTGGAACAGAAGTTCTACGAGCAGAACATTCCTATGAAGGATCGGATTGAGGGCATGGTGTCGTTCATTGAGAAGAGGAAACCTGTGTACAAGGGACACTAA